The Gossypium hirsutum isolate 1008001.06 chromosome A13, Gossypium_hirsutum_v2.1, whole genome shotgun sequence nucleotide sequence AaagaaatgaccaatttggtaagttttggtatgtgcataTTTTAGAATTGGCTAAGGATTTGGTATGAGAATGAATGGAATGTATCAAGGTTATAAACCATATGTTTTAGTATGTTTTAGCTTATGGAATGACATGAATTGGTAtgtgttatgagcatgaaattcgttgataatattatggcatgattggtgtatgtattggttgtgaaatgaatgaacatttggtatgcaattgatgtttatttattgcttgtagggaggacccttattGGGTGGCaattttgatttgtaaatggcctatttttgcccacacgagtggagacacaggtgtgtgtctcagccatgttgcTCGAGCGCgatttcaaaatgagcctgggcagaccacatgATCGGACACGCAggcgtgtgctaggctatgtggccaagtcagttttgagcacgagctagacacacgggcgtgtaactggCCATCTGACCCAAGTcaatagcctccctaattttcacacgggtgtgtcttgtggccgtgtggacaagtcagtatgtatgcccggttttgacacggcctagacatacgggcgtgtctaaagctgtgtgaggcacacggcctgttcacacgggcgtgtgacctgtacaactttaaaaaatgtttaagttttgaaaatttttgtatgaacttggtttagtcccgacccctttctaaagcatgtttaaggtctcgttaacctatgtaagggactctataatgatTTATGATTATGTGTGAATGATGTTTGTGAATTATTGTGAAATGTTCCGATTTGTccggtaacacctttaaccctagtctggcgacaaatatgggttaagggtgttacattttatatgtttttgtttattttttcatttgtttattaagTCTTCAGTTTTGGAAGTTTTTGTCTGCTCTTATAGCACGTTTTTTAATTTGCTTATGCATGTAATTTTAGTTTTACAGGTGACTTTGGGAATGATTTTATTGTTGTCttctctagtttggtgaatgttcgattcttttgtcgatttttgcttGTAGCTTTGGACCAACTGAAGCTAATTTCATTATCATATTAAATGCTTGCAACCACTTCAAGTATGTCATGCTTAAGTTGTGACAAAGTCAATTGTCAACatgtcataatgttctattgatgctgaGGCTAAAACTTTTGTTGTGTTGATGAAACTTGTCCTTCACCATCTACAACTAgtgtttgctattttttttctttttgaattgtaTAGTTACattcattaaatgaattaataaatttacctttcaaaaaataaaaataaaaaacaatgatGTCAATTTCTCTAAAAAGTACCATTGTAATACATACAGAATATATTTCTACATAATAAGTTgaaacatatatttttaataaaaaatcaatctcattattttaacaataataattaaaggtGTCAACTATTCgactaactaataatattatatagaGGAACcaaataatgtcaaattaaattttaagtactaaatcttaaatttaaacataGTATAAAGATTTTAACCATAATTTGACATAAAACAATTAATTCCAAATACAATACTTGGtcatttgatttaataaaaaatcttatacgtattttaaaaaataaattatttttaatttatctccAGAGCGAGGACAGTAAACTCGTTATTATTGAGACTTGGGTTTATGCTTCTCTAGCATAAATTAGACTGTGCTTATTCATTCCATTCTCATCTGCTTTTAAGGGTGACCTCGCCTCTCAAGAATCTCGTGatcccttttatttttaatctgAAACAAGAGATTTGAAGTAAACAATTGCgtattttatatttaaagataTACGTAATATTCATATTGAACAGTCAGATTCTGCCCGCACCCTCCTAACTTGTTCAAATGTCTCAATTGTTGGTTTTACATCcgtcacataaccacatattttaTACATGAAAATCATTCCTGTACAAAATCACAAGCAGACCACCTTCTAAGAGTAATCATATGAGCATGATCTTCCAACTTGTCGTAATAAAATACCAAACAGGACTATCTTCTTTctcattgccttttattttttttcttcttcaactcTTTCTCATTAATAGAAACAAAGGAAACAGATTAAAATcacaaacaaaatgaaaaaaatctcAATCGAGATTGTCTCACGATGCAAAGCTTAATTGCTACGAGTAAAGGCTGAAAGGTAGATATGAATTAGCTAAGCTTGTTAATAATAACCATCCCAAAACTACAATTCTATTCTATAATCTAAGAAGCCAAATTAGCAAGCATTCCCTACACTAACTGCTTTTGTGGGGTTGTCGCCTTCAGTTGCAGCAACCGATCCATTCTCTTCTACGGGTTTCATATTTCCATTCTCACCTTTCGATGTAACAGTTGGTTCTTCTATCAAAGCTGCCTCTACGGATTTTTCCAAAGTCTCATTTGTTATTGCTGCATTTTTTTTGTTATCAGTTACAACATCTTCTTTAGGCTCCCCACTTGAAACCTGGATCTGAAGAATATAAAGTAACTAATATTTCAGCAGTTTATGCAAAGCCAAATAAAAATGGACAAAAAGCAAGTTAAAAGCGGCACAAGATTCAACCAAGAGTTACAAATACCTGTTTTTGTGACAACTGATGTTTAGTCTTTTTTTCTTGGATTATCTTTTGACGAGCCTCGTAGAATTCAAAATCGTCGAGAATGCACGTCTTACTGGAATGATccttaaatattttgagaattTGAACCCCCTGCTCAAAATTTACCTATAGCCGCCACAGACCATTTCACAATAAGAAGGACGAAAAGAATCACGAAAAGGAGAAATATATAACCTATGCTGCTCTGCCCTCAACTACCAGTGCCTAACACCCGTATCTGGCACATATCAGGGTATGGACATGGGACCATGATTCTCtgaatatataaaataacttaGAAAATTGACCCATTTTGAGTATATACCCATACCCAACATTCATCCCGAAACCGAGTGATATAGTAAATCATATGCACACAAATATACACAGAAAATACCTCTTGGGTGTCCCTACTATTAGTAACAGGCTTGTTCTCATTGTTCTCAAGTGTTATGTGCCTCAATGAAGTGTTTGGCACGTCCTTAATGATTTGCCACTTCACAGGGAAGCAACCGGTCCACTTGTCTTGTTGCCAATATTCTACAGTTTTGTTAAAATCAACAGGGCCCACCATCTCTGCTACTCCGACAAATTGTCCACTGGTATTAACCTGGAAACAAGTCAAGCTTCAGAAAAATTCAAGTAAAGCACGTACTGACTAAATCAAAACAGAGAATAAAAGGTAATCATACTCACCGAGAACAATAAAAACACCGGACAGCTATCAGGCTTCCCCTTGGCCTCGTGAAATGCTGCATCAAGTTTCTTGTTGCCAGTAGATGTACTGGCCCACACATTGTATTTGATACTTTTGTGGACATCATCCTCACTATAGGATTTAATGATGAAGAACTTTGCATCTGAATAACTCTCAGGAAAATCTTCTTTATTATACTGCTCGATATCTGGAACAAGAGAAACATTGTTCTCCTTGTCGCTCTCTATCAGTGGAAGGTTCGGTTCTTTGACAGCTAGTGTTGCAGCTTCGACACCATCCTGACTCCTATATCCTTTCACTCTAGGTCCTTTGTTCAGCTCATTTAAACCATTCATACTTTCTTTTCCATAACCACGACCctttgatttgatgttgttaccaacAGGATACCACCCTAGTCCTTTCTTCCAGGCATCATAACCATATGATCCAAAACCAGAACCACCTCTAATGGCATTACCATAGTGATCATAGGTCATGTTGCTAGGGTACATGTGGTTCATGTACCCATATGCTTGGGCCACACCTGATGATGGCCTTGCATTGTGCAAATTCTGCATTCAGATCACTCAAACAATTAGGCCAATTGATGATGAAAAATTGAGACACTAAAATCTTTTATATATCTAGTATATACAATATACTTAAGCAGTGCATGTGTCCAGACTCCAGACTAGAATTCGGATCTAAGTAATGAAGCAGTTTGAACATACCATAACATGAGGGAAATGGTGAAGGTTCTGATTCCTGCCCGATGAAGCGTTGTTCGTATATGAGGAGAATCCACCATGTGCAGCATGTTTTGATTGCCCATTAGAAGACATCGACATATCTAACCATGGAATTGTTGACTGAATCCCATCATAGCTAAAGCCTAGGGATAGATTACCTGTTGCCAAGCCTCCTCTTTTGTAGGAAGCATTCGGATTTAACGAGGAGCTTTTGAAAGTTGATTTCAATGAACCTGATCCGCTATTACCACTCAAGCCCCCACCAtttgtgatagtacttgtatttCCCTTATTTGTTTCAATGGATAAGGAAGCTTGATCACCTACACCAGAAGTTGAAACCTCAACTTGAGAAACATTGGCTTGACTAGTTTGAGGCAGTGGCTGGTAATAAGGATTTGGATAATGGTATTCTTGCAGAGCATGAAGTTGACCGTCATGTCCCATAGCAGGAAGAGGTGAACTAGGCATAGAATACACCCCATATGGCATATAACCATAAGTCTGCTGGTACACATATGAGCCATTATCACCATAAAGATCCTGCCCATAAACATTAAGCTTCTCAAATACGATACTCAGCCTAATCAATCAACAAAAAATTAGTCACGTTAAACAAACTCCATAAACATCTAAATGTTATAGTCAAACCATCATACATTGATAATCACTGCAACATATATTCATTAATCTCTCAATGAATTATGAATTATTCTCTTCACCACTTATCAAACATTATAATCATTGAGTTAATGGCATGCAGTAGGATTTACTTCACTTCAACTCTTCATTTTAATTGAGGTATCCATGGCCAAATCTAGACCAGAAAATAGAGATATGACATTCTAAagatcctccaaatacatggaaaacttaaaagaaaattgaacACACCCTTGCCAGAAACATACCCATATTGGACGCTCACATCCAAATCCGAGTAACTTAGGATAACAGCAAACATCTTTACCCACACAAAGAGGACAATAACTAGTGTATACAGGTAACCAAGAAACCAACTTCAACTAAGAGGCTTGAATTGCAcagaataaaaaaatgaataaccaACTAAATAAAAACTAGAACTTTTATCAACAAGGATAAGAAATAAGCATCTCACAATATAGGTATTACCTTCTTTACGGTATCGGGAACTTTTGCAGTCACGGCTTGTGAATCTAGAGACAATTTCCCTAGTGAATCTGCAATTTCTGTGATTGTAGATGTAAAGGATAAGAACAAAACCGAGAATTTAAAAATTGGACGCTACAACTCAGATATATCAAGAGCACATCACTTAAAGCAAAAAAGATCCAGATTTTAAGCTaacaatatcatataaacaatCCAATAATTGTATATTAATCTACAAATAGCATAATCAAAGATTAAACACATCATTCATAAGTTTCCAAAACCATCAAACCTAAGCATAAAGCAATTAAAAGACCTTTCTAGTAAAAACTAGTAAGCCCCATTTAGAAAATTACATACAAACCTCAACAGCAAAGACCCAAAGATAAAATACATTTAAATTCATGACTTCAAGAATCAACCAAATCTAAATCCCCAAAAAAGAACTAGTAGAAACCAAtgaaaaaacaaaacttttgaaTAAACCCCACTAAAAcccatacaaaaataaaatacctCATCAAAACAACAAGAAAATCCTTAAAACTAAAAAGGAAAATACTAAGAAGCAATATACAAAGAGAAACAAGGATAGTTATCCAGAAATCTACGAAAACAAAACATGCCCGGGGGAGCAAAGTTAGAAAGGATACGATCAGAGTTGGCCATGATCAATATCAAGGGTGAAGATTTAGAGagagaagaaggagaagaagaaaaagaaaaaccctagACTTGTAAACACTAGGAAATTTGGGGAAAGAAAAGACGGAAGGCGTGGAGAAGGGGTAGCCGCCAAAAACCCAAGAGCTTTGGGAGAGTGGAGGGTTTAAGAGTAGACTAAacaatgttatattttattgcaCTAAAATATGACACCTATTTTATGGCCTTTTTCTTAGAGTAGATTTTTTTGGCTTTAATTACTCAAATAGACAAACAATGATTCAAATGCCTCCATGTCTCCACTTCCAGATCAGGATATTtcgtttcttttcatttttctaattttgtaatattaattCGTTTGATGATGGGCCATTTTTTCTTCCTATGAAACATTGTCTGCTTTTAATTTAGTGGGTTTGGTTTTAAATTGGGCCAAGGCCTTagttcatataaaataaacatctttttttttaaataaataaaaagaatccTAATATATACCTTATTATTTATCAAACAAGCTTTAATTTTGACCCTTTGTTTATAAGAATAAAAAGATGTAGGTTATGAATTCAGAATTTAAGTCAATACAAGATTTAAATATAAGTTATTTTGTTACTTTATTTATGCTTTAGTAGtcaaattttgatagtttttcttcttttttttcttttttttttttacaaaaaactaTAAGAATAAAAACCAAATAAGCTAAAGAGATAGGAAGGTTAAGGTCGGCGGTGGCCAATTCTACCTAGTATTTAACTTCACTCTAAATTTAATTATCTTCGTATGATGCTTTGATCATCACCATGCTGCATCAAAGAATCAATATCACTAAGCATGAAGTCATTCTCTCGTCTGTTCTTGATCTTCCATTTATAATATTATCCCATTTCTTTCATTCACTGAAGATTACAAAACTTAAAGACTTCTCTTTCTTTAAAATGGAGAAGAATTAACAACCCCAAGTGAATTCTAGCTTGGAATTGGGTAAGAGCATATGTATCTTCATAACTTTAAGATATAgagttattttattacttttaagcttatatttcaatcaatataagaGTGGTTCGGAGTGTTTTTAtagttgttttaattatgtttatgttaaGTAGTTAACCTTTTAagcttttattttaataatgtatttttgtcaaattagacactaaaaatgtgaaattttatttCTAAAGATGGCTACCAAAACATTAGAAATGTGGAGAAAAGAAGATATCGAATTTCGACATCTGAAGCCCCAATGTTGTAGCAAAAACCTCAGCATCAAGCTTAACAGGAATAGATTAGAGACTTCACATATAAATAACGCCACATCAGCTTTTGGGCTTAACCTATTTCTTAATCAAGTGTTGATGATGACTAAGAATAAGAAGAAATAGGGCTATGCGAAAATGTAAAGGCTCAAACACTCCCAAGATGACAAAATATAATAGAAAGGGGAGTTGACCTAGCCTACAATCTTTTGGGGGATATAAATACCACACTTCCAGAACATAGAGAGGAAGTTGCCTGATGCTTAAAGAAATCATCAATTTTCAAAAGAAAGCAACttgaaaaaaaaggagagaagaagaggaagaaagagAAAAACGAATTGAGGAGAACCATTTTATTTGGCTTGAAATCTCTACACTTTTCTCTttgtcttttgtttcttttctttttctattttgaatCATGGTTGAGTttttattaatcattttttattttgtgattATAGGCTAAACATTTGTTAGCTAGAATAATTATGAAACTCTAATATAGAATTATTGGTAATTTGCTAAGGATGCTTGTTGCAATATGAGGTTTATTTATTAAAGTGTTATTCATGTTTAATACTTACTATTGCTTGATCAACATTAGTGGGtaattgagttaattgctaattctgaaaaggttgtgATTAATGGATGTAAAACTTGAATGGTGCATGtttaatttctttgattttaaaTGTCTAACGATATAGACATATATTGTTACCGTGCATAATCTTGTAGGAATGGTGTTTGCAATTGTTTCTTGACATTAAATTggcatagacatattttaaattgGTTTAAGGATTGAACATAGTGACTTTGAAAGAAGCCTATAAACTGAAAATTCCAGATTAATAAACTGTCATAATGCCGCAGCATTGTTGTAACATCACTGCTAGTAGTTGCATATTAGGGGGAAATAATTATTCTGACTCTTTAATTCATTACTATTAATTTGTGttactatttttaaatttctttgcaTATTTCTTTGCATTCAATCAGATTTTTATTTACCTTTCAAGTTGCCATttgttaattttacaatttatgttttaaaatcaGTCCCTATGGAGATGATAACTCTAGTATTTACTACTATATCACTTGCtagcaattgtgtacacttgcgcATCATAAGAAAATTTGTGATAAGTTTCTGGATCCATTTCTGAAGACTGATTTAGTCATTAGTTATGAAATTAATTATCTTTCAATTTGATTTAAACTTCTTTTTTCTTGCTTTATTAATTctcataattattcaagttaTAATTGTTTAAGCATAATTTcagaagaagaagagaataagTATTTTAGGGACAGTTGTAGTAATGGATCCTCTACAACAAGTTCAAGGGGGAGCAATTGCTAATAATGCTAAAATTCGGGTATTATAAGACTCGAGATTGAGGCTCCACAATTCGAACTAAAGTTAGTCATATTCCAAATGCTGCAAACTGTAGGTCTGTTTAATGGGATGCCTACTGAAGATCTGCACCTTCATCTTCTCCTATTGATGAAAGTGAGTGACTCTTTTAAATTGGCCAGAGTTACAAAGGATGCTTTGAGATTGAAATTATTTCCATAATCTTTGAGAGATAGAGCACAAGCATGGTTGAACTCCTTACCTTCAAATTCCGTAACTACATGGCAAAAGTTGGTTGAACATTTCTTGATGAAGTACTTTTCTCCCAGTAAGAATGCCAAGCTTCACAATGAAATTACCACTTTTTAGCAGCTTGATGAAGAATCTTTATATTAGACATGGGAGAGGTTCAAGGAGTTATTGCGAAAGTATCCCCATCATGGCATTCCTTACTGTATTCAAATAGTGACTTTCTAAAATGGTCTCAATGTTCATACTAGAATGGTGGTAGATACTTCAGCAAATGGAGCTCTTCTTGCTAACTCCTACAATGAAGCAtatgaaattcttgaaaagatcTCCAACAACAATTATCAGTGGCCGAATACTAAAGCACCTATCGAGAGAAGAATAGCTGGAGTTTATGAAGTAAACGCACTTACATCTGTGGGAACCCAAGTATCATCTATGTAAACTATGCTCAGGAACATGAACATGAATTATCAAATCGTAACTCGACAGGGCAACCTTTAGATCAATTTGAGAATATTTCTTGTGTGTATTGTGGTGATGGTCATATCTTTGATAATTATCTTCCAAATTCGACGTCGATTTATTACATGGGAAATCAAAATAAGAATGGGCCATATTTGAACTCCTATAATCCTTCATGGAAGCATCATCCAAATTTCTCATGGAGTAATTAAGGGGCTGGTCCTATCAACTCATCTATGCCTTTTCGACCAAATTATCCACCCAAGTATTCTCAACAAGTTCAAAGACCTCAACAAGCCAAGTCTtctaatacttttaaaattttgttaaagacttacatggccaagaatgatgcatttatccaaagccaagcagagacattgagaaattttaaaaatcaagttgGGCAGCTAGTTAATGAGATTAGAAACTGATCCTAGTGTGCTTTACCAAGTGAcacaaaaaaattgataaatgttGGTAAGGAACATTGCAAAGCCGTCACTTTGAGAAATGGAAAGACATTagagataaaaaaatttgaagcTAAGTGTGAACCCTCTACAATCCAATACAGTGagaaattcaagaaaatgttgGAAATCCTAATATACTAAAATTTGCACGTGCTCCCAATGCTGAAGTATTGCCTTAGCAAAGCCATCCTGATAGATTAAAAATTTAACAGCCACCATTTCCTCAACGGTTTCAAAAGCAAAAGTAAGATACTACATTTAGGAAATTTTTGGATGTGTTAAAATAGCTGCATATCAATATTCCACTTGTGGAAGCCCTTGAGCAAATGCCCAACTAAGTGAAATTTATAAAGGATATTCTTTCTAAGGAGAGAAGGTTGGGGGAATTTGAAACCATGGCTCTAATTAAAGAGTGCAGCTCATTTTTGCATAACAGATTGCCACCTAAGATGAAGTATCTAAGGAGTTTTACCATTCCATGAAATATTAGAGATTTTTTATTGTGGGATGGCCTTGTGCAATTTAGGTGCTAATATAAATTTGATGCCAATGTTGATTTTCAAGCAATTGAGGATTGGTGAAGTCAGACCTTTTGTGGTTAGTCTTCAATTGGAAGATAGATCTCTTGCTCATTCTGATGGGAAGATTGAAGATGTGTTGGTCTAGGTTGATAagtttatatttcccgttgattttATTAAGTTAGACTATGAGGCAGATAGAGAGGTGCCTATTATTTTGGGAAGGTTGTTCCTTGCAACCGATAGAACTTTATGTGTAAAAGGGTAAACTCACCATGAGGGTCTACGATGACAAGGTGACTTTTAATGTCTTCAAGACTATGAAATTTTTTGATGATGTTGAAGAATGTTTTGTTGTTTCACTGGTAGattctttgatttttatagagCTAGAACATAATTTTCTTGATGATCCTTTGGAACATCTCTTGTTATTTGATTTTAcatatgaagatgatgaagatgaGTATTTAGCTAGGTTTGAAGCTAATTCAAAAGGATTTGGAACAAGagctaaacttaattcattagaGTTTTCATCCCGAGAGTTCAATGCACCAAAAGtataacaacctatttttcagtggtgcTGAAAATGATGGTTTTAGAACCTTATTTTCGATaattgagtccgtaaatattattaattaatatttatgagtatattagaattatattgatttttggtccaggaattttattgaattgatagttaattaatgtacaaggactaaatcgtaaaaacgtaaaatttaatctttatagaCTTTTATTTGCTTAAGgacttatttagtaattaaattaaggTCTAAATAATAGTTAGAATATTTTTGAATTGTAAGTGGACACTTGGAGCATGTTTTAGCAttatcttattaaaaattaaagttaaaataatgaaattataacataaataaaagaaaaaaaagtgggaAGAAAGAGAAATGACCTTATTCTCATCTTCCCTCACTAATTCTTCACCACTGAAAGATGGAATGAAAGCTTTATAAAATCCCTCAACATTCGACCTTGCATGGTGCGTGGTTCTAAGtcgtttttcatgaattttatgtttttgatatcattgtaactcaatttagctaaaccgtgttttatttttcaaaactattaaaggtttaaaatgttgccattgatgatttttgaagcttttggtgttaTTTGTTAGTTTATAAGcttggaaatgaaaaaaaaaggctgAAACCCCCCAAACACGGCCTAAACATTATGGTCGAATCGGGAAGGCCACACTGGACACCTTAGTGTCAAACTTACCCTAATGATAGTTAAAAACCTTCAGGTACTTCTTTTTATAAAACCGTGGTTTCTATTGTTAGCTTTGGAAAACATCCATTTACTTAATCCAACCATGCTTAgatcaaattagtaaattaggCGAGTTTTTGTAAAACCTTACTGATGGCGTtgcctttgaaaaatcattttgttatctTCTTAATAGTAGAAATATACCATTActagataaattattaatttagtcatatatcatgcatagtccatttcaaaaaattataaaaccatgtatctataccaaatatgtgtgtcatgcatgcatgaaaaaccccAAAATCTTGAACAGTCCCAAAACACAATTTAAAGAAACTTTACAATccaaaactaaataataataaaataacctaaaaatataattaagttaaaataatatgacGAAGTAAAGTCCGAAGCCTGCCATACGTCCGCATGCCAATTTCGATCCTAAGTTTGATCATTACCTGAGAAGTTGAGATAATGGGGTaagcttaacaagctcaatgtAAGATTAAACGAGTATTAAGCATTCATACAGGCAATTTCATAGAGGTAACAAtagcacaatcaaacattaacaataataattttcaaatgcaCATGATCGTGAAAAATGCACATGTGAGATCCTACCCATACCacccgctacacaccacgagttccccagaacccgttTGCCAAACTCCAATGTATGTGAGCAATGCtcaatgtggtaaaaccaccaataatcaataatgcagtgAAACTGCCAAATATATAATGCGATAAAATTGCCAATCCCCTTGGTACTCCAAATGCAGTGCATTGACTAAAAATATATGCAGACTTAATATGCTACCGGTACTCCACAGAACTCCTTCGTCAACCATAAAATCTcatcccaatgcacatgcaatatgtcatacaaattCATACACAATCACATTTCAATACTTTTCACTTTTATTTGACAAGCTCAACAtttcctcaataatcacatactttcagagAAAGGAAACAAtgttccaattttcaaattaccattaagatgGTATTCATCTATAtcattcaattcacatactttacgaatttcattgtgCACTAATAGCAACCTCACgtatatatatcatagtaaatatttcatgcatttaaatcatgcataaaaccaatatctcaacatttcataccattccatCAAACATTCTCATACCACATAATATAACTATGCACAATAATCTCAATTACACATTTATAcagtcaaactagcaattttgccaacacatCAACCTTTAAAGGCTCGAAACTTACCTGGTTTGGCCACTcacaaaactaatattttggctACTATGTCAGACCAATTAGCAAGCTAATTATCAAATATAACCtaacatttatcattatcaaacaaattTTGCAAGTTTAGGACCCATaccttatttttcgctttctTGCAGCACCCTAGTGAATCttctaattttccttaataaacctttatacgagcttaaaccaaaattcagtataaattaaatcatttaccACTTAACCAACTGTCATTtacccacttatgggttcaaaccaattttcaaattaataactattttatgaattcaactagttagattccttatgtaacaccctgaatttgggcctagaagttttgggccttgagcatgggagcggttgaaggcagcttataatattttgttgtgcatgtaaatttcgttaataaaGGCTtgatttagtggttaagtgtactgagaagtgttggagaagtcctgggttcaaacctggactctagcaaaaattttggtttaaggtgaatcaaaccctgggtgtagtaggtgggccttaagaatattgttggagaaattgtgccacaaaaagccttatggtctagtggcaaagtagtgCCACATAAGAGGCAAGAAGGTAGCGTCAGAGGGTTGgtgaggaggtccagggttcgaaactcatggcaagcaaagagcatttattttgctaacagggggtggcaagagttggtgttgaatttaaactctaatgttggagggatcccacatcgggaagttaacataagagtggatgcgaagctggctttaaatagagagaaccatgaggagagtaaaggtacctttcttggttgATCCTTTTCGCTTTAAGGCGTGCtagtttgggttgggcgtcggctaagagtgctcggagtgcggattaactctagtctcctatcaggtgtgtatttctcactactctagctgtaggatggctact carries:
- the LOC107893649 gene encoding YTH domain-containing protein ECT3; translation: MANSDQIADSLGKLSLDSQAVTAKVPDTVKKDLYGDNGSYVYQQTYGYMPYGVYSMPSSPLPAMGHDGQLHALQEYHYPNPYYQPLPQTSQANVSQVEVSTSGVGDQASLSIETNKGNTSTITNGGGLSGNSGSGSLKSTFKSSSLNPNASYKRGGLATGNLSLGFSYDGIQSTIPWLDMSMSSNGQSKHAAHGGFSSYTNNASSGRNQNLHHFPHVMNLHNARPSSGVAQAYGYMNHMYPSNMTYDHYGNAIRGGSGFGSYGYDAWKKGLGWYPVGNNIKSKGRGYGKESMNGLNELNKGPRVKGYRSQDGVEAATLAVKEPNLPLIESDKENNVSLVPDIEQYNKEDFPESYSDAKFFIIKSYSEDDVHKSIKYNVWASTSTGNKKLDAAFHEAKGKPDSCPVFLLFSVNTSGQFVGVAEMVGPVDFNKTVEYWQQDKWTGCFPVKWQIIKDVPNTSLRHITLENNENKPVTNSRDTQEVNFEQGVQILKIFKDHSSKTCILDDFEFYEARQKIIQEKKTKHQLSQKQIQVSSGEPKEDVVTDNKKNAAITNETLEKSVEAALIEEPTVTSKGENGNMKPVEENGSVAATEGDNPTKAVSVGNAC